From Columba livia isolate bColLiv1 breed racing homer chromosome 7, bColLiv1.pat.W.v2, whole genome shotgun sequence, one genomic window encodes:
- the LOC135579900 gene encoding olfactory receptor 14I1-like, whose amino-acid sequence MSNSSSITQFLLLPFTDTRELQLLHFWLFLGIYLAALLGNGLIITTIACDQHLHTPMYFFLLNLSLLDLGSISTIVPKSMANSLWDTRTISYRGCATQLFFFLSLISVEYSLLTIMAYDRYVAICKPLHYGTLLGSRACVHMAAAAWASGFLNTFLHTVNTFSLPLCKGNAVDQFFCEIPHILKLSCSHSYLREVWLLVFSSCLVFGCFVFIVVSYVQIFRAVLRIPSEQGWHKAFSTCLPHLAVVSLFVSTGIFAHLKPPSIFSPNLDWVVSVLYSVVPPAVNPLIYSMRNKEIKDSLRKLFDQGLLQYQ is encoded by the coding sequence atgtccaacagcagctccatcacccagttcctcctcttgccattcacagacacacgggagctgcagctcttgcacttctggctcttcctgggcatctacctggctgccctcctgggcaacggcctcatcatcaccaccatagcctgtgaccagcacctccacacccccatgtacttcttcctcctcaacctctccctccttgacttgggctccatctccaccattgtccccaaatccatggccaattccctttGGGACACCAGGACTATCTCCTATCGAGGATGTGctacacagctctttttttttctctccttgatcTCTGTTGAGTATtcccttctcaccatcatggcctatgaccgctacgttgccatctgcaaacccctgcactacgggaccctcctgggcagcagagcttgtgtccacatggcagcagctgcctgggccagtggGTTTCTCAACACTTTTCTACACACGGTCaacacattttcactgccactctgcaagggcaatgctgtggaccagttcttctgcgAAATTCCTCatatcctcaagctctcctgctcacactcctacctcagggaagtgTGGCTTCTTGTTTTTAGCTCCTGTTTAGtctttgggtgttttgtgttcattgtggtgtcctatgtgcagatcttcagggccgtgctgaggatcccctctgagcagggatggcacaaagccttttccacgtgcctccctcacctggccgtggtctccctgtttgtcagcactggtaTTTTTGCTCACCTGAAGCCCCCTTCCATCTTCTCCCCAAACCTAGATTGGGTGGTGTccgttctgtactcggtggtgcctccagcagtgaaccccctcatttACAGTATGAGGAACAAAGAGATCAAGGATTCCCTGAGGAAATTATTTGACCAAGGACTACTGCAGTATCAATAA